A genomic stretch from Hemicordylus capensis ecotype Gifberg chromosome 1, rHemCap1.1.pri, whole genome shotgun sequence includes:
- the FIBIN gene encoding fin bud initiation factor homolog, with the protein MLLGLRSVWLLSCLASLSRGYFDGPLYPEMSNGTLHHYFVPDGDYEENDDPEKCQLLFRVSDRLRCSERGEAQPRPHHQAAAPSLTLREEFTVLGRQVEDAARVLEGIRKSISYDLDGEESYGKYLRRESTQIGDAYANSDKSLGELENKFRQGQEHESREESRLNDDFLAMLVHARALLKETLAVSAGLRDKYELLALTVRSHGTRLSRLKTEYLKG; encoded by the coding sequence ATGCTGCTGGGGCTGCGCTCGGTGtggctgctgagctgcctggccagCCTGAGCCGTGGGTATTTCGACGGGCCGCTCTACCCGGAGATGTCCAACGGGACGCTGCACCACTACTTCGTGCCAGACGGAGACTACGAGGAGAACGACGACCCGGAGAAGTGCCAGCTGCTCTTCAGGGTGAGCGACCGGCTGCGCTGCTCGGAGCGCGGGGAGGCGCAGCCGCGGCCGCACCACCAGGCGGCGGCGCCCAGCCTGACGCTGCGCGAGGAGTTCACCGTCCTGGGCCGGCAGGTGGAGGACGCGGCGCGGGTGCTGGAAGGCATCCGCAAGAGCATCTCCTACGACCTGGACGGCGAGGAGAGCTACGGCAAGTACCTGCGCAGGGAGTCCACGCAGATCGGCGACGCCTACGCCAACTCGGACAAGTCGCTGGGCGAGCTGGAGAACAAGTTCCGGCAGGGCCAGGAGCACGAGAGCCGCGAGGAAAGCCGCCTCAACGACGACTTCCTGGCCATGCTCGTGCACGCTCGCGCCCTCCTCAAGGAGACCCTGGCCGTCTCGGCGGGTCTCAGGGACAAGTACGAGCTGCTCGCGCTCACCGTCCGGAGCCACGGCACGCGCCTCAGCCGCCTCAAGACCGAGTACCTCAAAGGCTGA